In a genomic window of Maledivibacter sp.:
- a CDS encoding peptidylprolyl isomerase, which translates to MIQINKKILSCTLILILLIGAFTGCAMGGDKSKVDENVVAKVNDKEIDHETFKKNFSIVEKRYTELYTENIWSQEIEGKTVLEIVRDQVLEKLIIEELIKEEIAKKEIAIEDTEIEETYNSFKERLEEDEELKKFYEENNLDEKFVKEQIRMDALVDEYEKSLYEELGLNDQEKLDELTKNYVVQVSAKHILVENEESAKELITKIKAGEDFTELAKENSKDPSVKENNGDLGYFSRGMMVPQFEQAAFSMEVGDISEPVKTNYGYHIIKLEAKKTLEDLKEEISEEELAVEKQNIEPIVKKEKLLEKIEELKGKAKIEKFEENLK; encoded by the coding sequence TTGATTCAAATAAATAAAAAAATACTTTCATGTACTTTAATTTTAATCCTACTAATAGGAGCTTTTACAGGCTGTGCTATGGGAGGGGACAAGTCTAAGGTGGATGAAAATGTAGTTGCTAAGGTCAATGATAAAGAGATAGATCATGAAACATTTAAAAAGAACTTCAGTATAGTAGAAAAAAGATATACAGAGTTATATACAGAAAACATTTGGAGTCAGGAGATTGAAGGTAAGACTGTATTAGAGATAGTAAGGGATCAAGTTTTAGAAAAATTAATAATTGAGGAATTGATTAAAGAAGAAATAGCTAAGAAGGAAATAGCTATTGAAGATACTGAGATTGAAGAAACCTATAACAGTTTTAAAGAGAGATTAGAAGAAGACGAAGAACTTAAAAAGTTCTATGAAGAAAATAATTTAGATGAAAAATTTGTGAAAGAACAAATCAGAATGGATGCATTAGTTGATGAATATGAAAAATCACTATATGAAGAACTTGGATTAAATGATCAAGAGAAATTGGACGAACTTACTAAGAACTATGTTGTTCAAGTTAGTGCAAAGCATATATTAGTAGAGAATGAAGAATCAGCTAAGGAACTAATTACTAAAATCAAAGCAGGAGAGGATTTCACAGAATTAGCAAAGGAGAATTCTAAGGACCCAAGTGTTAAGGAGAACAATGGAGATTTAGGATATTTCTCTAGGGGAATGATGGTACCTCAATTTGAGCAAGCTGCATTTTCTATGGAGGTTGGTGACATAAGTGAACCGGTTAAGACGAATTATGGTTATCATATAATAAAACTTGAGGCTAAGAAGACCTTAGAAGATCTAAAAGAAGAAATATCTGAGGAAGAATTGGCCGTTGAAAAACAAAATATTGAACCAATAGTAAAAAAAGAAAAGCTTCTTGAAAAAATTGAAGAGCTAAAGGGTAAAGCAAAAATTGAAAAATTTGAAGAAAATTTAAAATAA
- a CDS encoding septum formation initiator family protein codes for MAKRNKRKKGSFFRRNIIALLFFSVLLVYLSATIINQEMKLRASQKEGEQLQEIVAKLEKKLSRIEKEIEESGNPEFVEKTAREKLKMVKPNEIIYIIQD; via the coding sequence ATGGCTAAGAGAAACAAAAGAAAAAAGGGAAGTTTTTTTAGAAGAAACATAATCGCATTACTATTTTTTTCAGTTTTGTTAGTTTATCTATCGGCGACCATAATAAATCAAGAGATGAAGCTAAGGGCGTCACAAAAAGAGGGCGAACAGCTGCAAGAGATAGTTGCCAAACTGGAAAAAAAGCTGAGTAGAATAGAGAAAGAAATTGAAGAAAGTGGCAACCCAGAATTTGTTGAAAAGACCGCAAGGGAAAAATTAAAAATGGTAAAGCCAAATGAAATAATATATATCATACAGGATTAA
- the yabP gene encoding sporulation protein YabP: MEEKKTVGNRSHNIILENRKKMSVSGVEHVTSFDPVLIILVTVQGNITIKGEELDIKKLNLDDGNLSIEGHINSIVYTDKEDISSRGVGFFGKMFK; this comes from the coding sequence GTGGAAGAAAAGAAAACTGTCGGTAATAGATCCCATAATATAATATTAGAAAACAGAAAAAAAATGAGTGTTTCTGGCGTAGAACATGTTACAAGCTTCGATCCAGTATTAATTATCCTAGTAACAGTACAGGGTAATATTACTATAAAGGGAGAAGAGCTAGATATAAAAAAATTAAATCTAGACGATGGTAATCTATCTATTGAAGGACATATAAATTCCATTGTTTATACTGATAAAGAGGATATAAGTTCTAGGGGCGTAGGATTCTTTGGGAAGATGTTTAAGTAA
- the mazG gene encoding nucleoside triphosphate pyrophosphohydrolase → MAKTITVVGIGPGGKQYLTLEAVERLKKANPLYLRTEKHPVVDYFRSLGIKIDSFDNIYDTNENFEEVYDKIVDKLLNLCENENIIYGVPGSPFVAENTVQKLMDVAEKRKDINLEFIAGVSFIEAIINTLGRDPVNGLKIIDALRMDYQKPDMEVDIIVTQVYNRLVASEVKLKLMDYYDDEHEITIIRGAGIPGEEKIVKVPLYELDRVDCLDHLTSIFIPKTGNHIIKKYKMDNLIGIMKTLRSNEGCPWDREQNHKSLKPYLIEESYEVLEALEDDDMELLEEELGDLLLQIVFHSQIASENGYFNITDVTTGICRKLISRHPHVFGELKVETTEKVLSNWEEIKREEKEEQSYTESLMRIPKQLPSLMKSYKVQEKAAKVGFDWDDVHGAMKKVYEELKELSDALDSNIHDDIYEEIGDILFAVVNVARFLKIRPELALNSTIDKFIRRFSYIEQSAQAKSKNMEEMTLKEMDDLWNDAKKIEKKY, encoded by the coding sequence GTGGCGAAGACAATTACAGTGGTAGGTATTGGTCCGGGGGGAAAGCAGTATTTAACTCTTGAAGCAGTTGAAAGGTTAAAAAAAGCAAATCCTCTATACCTTAGGACTGAAAAACACCCTGTTGTTGACTATTTTAGGAGTTTAGGTATAAAAATAGATAGTTTTGACAATATTTATGATACAAATGAAAACTTTGAAGAGGTTTATGATAAAATTGTAGACAAGCTTTTAAATCTATGTGAGAATGAAAATATAATTTATGGAGTTCCAGGAAGCCCCTTTGTAGCAGAGAATACAGTGCAAAAACTTATGGATGTAGCTGAAAAGAGAAAAGATATAAATCTTGAGTTTATTGCAGGTGTAAGTTTCATCGAGGCGATTATAAACACATTGGGTAGGGACCCCGTGAATGGGCTAAAAATTATTGATGCATTGCGTATGGATTATCAAAAACCTGATATGGAAGTGGACATAATAGTAACTCAGGTATATAATAGACTTGTTGCCTCTGAGGTTAAGCTTAAGCTGATGGATTATTATGATGATGAGCATGAGATAACAATAATTAGGGGGGCAGGTATCCCTGGAGAAGAAAAAATAGTAAAGGTTCCATTGTATGAACTGGATAGAGTAGATTGTCTAGATCATTTAACAAGTATATTTATACCTAAAACTGGTAACCATATAATAAAAAAATATAAAATGGATAATCTAATAGGGATTATGAAAACACTAAGGAGTAATGAAGGGTGCCCATGGGATAGAGAACAGAATCATAAAAGCTTAAAGCCCTATCTTATTGAAGAAAGCTATGAAGTGTTAGAAGCCCTAGAAGATGATGATATGGAGCTTCTAGAAGAGGAATTGGGTGATCTGCTTTTACAAATTGTATTTCATAGTCAAATAGCCAGTGAAAATGGGTATTTTAATATAACAGATGTAACTACAGGGATCTGTAGAAAGCTTATTAGTAGACATCCCCATGTTTTTGGAGAATTAAAGGTTGAAACTACTGAAAAAGTATTGAGCAATTGGGAAGAAATAAAACGTGAGGAAAAAGAAGAACAAAGCTACACTGAATCCCTTATGAGAATACCAAAACAATTACCTTCATTGATGAAAAGCTACAAGGTACAAGAGAAAGCAGCAAAAGTTGGATTTGATTGGGATGATGTACATGGAGCCATGAAAAAAGTATATGAAGAGTTAAAGGAACTGTCTGATGCTTTAGACAGCAATATCCATGATGATATATACGAAGAAATAGGAGATATTCTATTTGCAGTGGTGAATGTAGCAAGATTTTTAAAAATTAGGCCTGAACTGGCATTGAATAGTACAATAGATAAATTTATTAGGAGATTTAGTTACATAGAACAGTCAGCTCAAGCTAAAAGTAAGAACATGGAAGAAATGACATTAAAAGAGATGGACGATCTTTGGAATGACGCAAAAAAAATAGAAAAAAAGTACTAA
- the spoIIE gene encoding stage II sporulation protein E: MQKLSTGAITKFNEKYGQAISILNKNFILLGILAFLLGRASILEGLMPFGIGFFAIIIAKDKRSVILGGVVLLGVMTTGAEKYRYIITMVSILICFRYIAQNIKFNIFKLALSAGLITFISGSVYTFFTEFYLYDLFMMGFEAIVVFVFTYILSYAIPALTNNSNRRVLSNEEVICIAIVSAVAILGFANVKVMDFSLKNIIGMLLTLFFAYNGGASIGAAVGVTIGVITSMTTTSTPAIIGIYAFSGLLAGIFKDIGKTSSALGMVLGNSILTFYINGSTETFIQLEEILIAFVIFMITPRTLSNYLSKIINSRVNVMEMDKVHSERIKKLTTKQLNEYSKAFFELADTYSKISEKEQIIDNKEITNLINDIANSTCLNCSMKRSCWDKCFYSTYNGIMDAITILETQGNLDENNLPTYLRKKCLKEDKLIDKINSTYEIHKIGYKWSKKLFEMRQLVSEQFNGVARIIDDLSTEIETKVEFKKDVEDALYVAFDKEKIYVDNITVLENERGKFQIDIKKSNCYHRRACEKQIIPLVSKIIGNEVIKKNSGCSSDNEKGTCLLQLVEAQRYRTNTSIARISKNNESISGDSYSFLNLKDNKYMVALSDGMGSGEKAAKESMATITLLEQLMEAGFSKDIVIKTINSVLMSKSLDEAFSTIDLSIIDLYGGKVEFIKSGAVASFIKRENGEVEVIESASLPAGILNEIFLDSKVVKVNDGDFIVTMSDGILDADKNFIDKTNWVVDLLTNLDTRNPQIIADEVLSKAIEKRGNKVEDDMTALVTKIWKK, encoded by the coding sequence ATGCAAAAGCTTAGCACTGGAGCTATAACAAAGTTTAATGAAAAATATGGACAAGCTATTAGTATATTAAATAAAAATTTTATATTATTAGGGATTTTAGCATTTTTATTAGGACGAGCTTCAATACTGGAAGGGTTGATGCCCTTTGGAATAGGTTTCTTTGCCATAATCATAGCGAAGGATAAAAGAAGTGTTATTTTAGGAGGGGTTGTTTTACTAGGAGTAATGACCACTGGGGCAGAAAAATATAGGTACATAATCACCATGGTATCAATTTTGATCTGCTTTAGATATATAGCCCAAAATATTAAATTTAATATTTTTAAACTTGCCCTTTCCGCTGGATTGATTACATTTATATCGGGAAGTGTTTATACTTTTTTTACAGAGTTCTATTTATATGACTTGTTTATGATGGGCTTTGAAGCAATTGTAGTATTTGTTTTTACATATATACTTTCCTATGCCATTCCAGCCCTAACAAATAACTCAAATCGAAGGGTACTATCAAACGAAGAGGTCATTTGTATAGCCATAGTATCGGCTGTTGCTATACTGGGGTTTGCCAATGTCAAGGTAATGGATTTTTCATTGAAAAATATTATTGGAATGCTTTTGACCCTATTTTTTGCATATAATGGGGGTGCCTCAATAGGAGCAGCCGTTGGGGTAACAATTGGAGTAATAACCAGTATGACAACAACTTCAACACCGGCAATTATAGGTATATATGCTTTTTCAGGATTGTTAGCGGGAATATTTAAGGATATAGGGAAGACTTCATCTGCCCTAGGGATGGTATTGGGGAATTCAATACTGACCTTTTATATCAATGGATCAACAGAAACCTTTATACAATTAGAGGAAATATTAATTGCCTTTGTAATTTTCATGATAACACCAAGGACATTATCCAATTATTTGTCTAAAATTATTAACTCAAGGGTGAATGTCATGGAAATGGATAAAGTGCATAGTGAAAGAATTAAAAAATTGACTACTAAGCAATTAAATGAATATTCAAAGGCTTTTTTTGAATTAGCCGATACATATTCTAAAATATCGGAGAAGGAGCAAATTATTGATAATAAAGAAATCACAAATCTCATTAATGATATTGCGAATTCAACATGTTTAAATTGCAGTATGAAAAGAAGCTGTTGGGATAAATGTTTCTATAGTACGTATAATGGGATAATGGATGCCATAACGATTTTAGAAACTCAAGGTAATCTAGATGAAAATAACCTACCCACATATTTGAGAAAGAAATGCTTAAAGGAAGACAAACTTATAGATAAGATCAATTCAACCTATGAAATACATAAAATAGGATATAAATGGAGTAAGAAGCTTTTTGAGATGAGGCAGCTGGTGTCTGAGCAATTTAATGGAGTGGCTAGGATCATAGATGATTTATCCACTGAAATTGAAACAAAGGTTGAATTTAAAAAAGATGTGGAGGATGCTTTATATGTGGCATTTGACAAGGAAAAAATATATGTCGACAACATTACGGTTCTAGAAAATGAAAGGGGAAAATTTCAAATAGATATAAAAAAGAGTAATTGCTATCATAGAAGGGCATGTGAAAAGCAAATAATACCCTTGGTATCAAAAATAATTGGTAATGAAGTTATAAAGAAAAATAGTGGATGTAGCTCCGATAATGAAAAGGGAACTTGTCTACTTCAGCTTGTTGAAGCTCAAAGATATAGGACAAATACGAGTATAGCAAGAATTTCAAAAAATAATGAATCTATTAGTGGAGACAGCTATTCATTTTTAAATCTCAAGGATAATAAATATATGGTTGCCTTAAGCGATGGAATGGGTTCCGGTGAAAAAGCGGCCAAGGAGAGTATGGCCACAATAACTTTGCTTGAACAATTAATGGAGGCAGGATTTAGTAAGGATATAGTTATAAAGACCATTAATTCCGTACTAATGTCCAAATCCTTAGATGAAGCCTTTTCAACCATAGACTTATCTATCATTGATCTTTATGGTGGGAAGGTTGAATTTATTAAGAGTGGAGCAGTTGCCTCATTTATTAAAAGAGAAAATGGAGAGGTGGAAGTGATAGAGTCTGCATCCTTACCCGCTGGAATATTAAATGAAATATTTCTAGACAGTAAAGTGGTGAAGGTAAATGATGGAGATTTCATAGTAACAATGTCTGATGGAATCCTAGATGCAGACAAAAACTTCATAGATAAGACAAACTGGGTTGTAGACCTGTTAACCAACTTAGATACCAGAAATCCTCAAATTATTGCTGATGAAGTTTTAAGTAAAGCCATAGAAAAGAGGGGAAACAAGGTGGAAGATGATATGACGGCACTAGTAACAAAAATTTGGAAAAAATAA
- a CDS encoding polysaccharide biosynthesis protein — MEKSNSNSFIKGAFILGIAAIIAKILGAAFKIPLGNLIADTGMGYYNSAYPIYSALLVVSTAGLPAAIAKMVSERVALGDRYGAHRIFKVSFSVLFVIGLITSMALFIGAEPISNLVKNPKAYYSMIALAPALFFVSIMSSFRGYFQGLQNMKPTAISQIVEQFGRFIVGLYLAYQFARISFEKAAAGATFGATAGAFLGSILITYIYFRYRKKIFKDIYSISNDQESSSMIIKELLIIAIPITIGAAVLPIMNLIDTGIVMRRLTAIGYEYDAANRLWGQIGLGNNIINLPQAITAALQVSLVPAIAYVAARKDRVELLKNVETGVRVTLLIALPAAVGLSILSKDIMLLLYPKQIEAAIGAGEILRISAWGIVFLSLFQTFTGILQGLGKQLVPAGNLLIGALLKLVLSYILIGIPDLNIKGAVIATVIGFALACILNLIFVKIYTKVKFDIIRDIMKPIISVIAMGLVVKYSHYFLSTYISSRMATVISIVLGAVVYGIMLLATKTLNEEDYDLMPGGRKLYRIVKRFYKK; from the coding sequence ATGGAAAAAAGCAATTCAAATTCGTTTATAAAAGGGGCATTTATATTAGGAATAGCAGCAATTATAGCTAAAATTTTGGGAGCTGCATTTAAAATACCCTTGGGTAATCTCATAGCAGATACTGGAATGGGTTATTATAATAGTGCGTACCCAATCTATTCTGCGTTACTTGTAGTTTCTACTGCGGGATTACCCGCTGCCATTGCTAAGATGGTTTCGGAAAGGGTAGCATTAGGAGATAGATATGGTGCCCATAGGATATTCAAAGTATCCTTTTCTGTACTTTTTGTAATAGGATTAATAACATCCATGGCTTTATTTATAGGGGCTGAGCCAATATCCAATCTAGTCAAAAATCCTAAAGCCTATTATTCTATGATAGCCTTGGCACCAGCTTTGTTTTTTGTATCTATAATGTCATCCTTTAGAGGGTATTTTCAAGGACTACAGAATATGAAGCCCACTGCTATATCTCAAATCGTAGAGCAATTTGGTAGATTTATTGTGGGCCTTTATCTCGCCTATCAGTTTGCTAGGATTAGCTTTGAAAAGGCCGCTGCTGGAGCTACCTTTGGGGCTACGGCTGGAGCGTTTTTGGGTAGCATATTAATAACCTATATTTATTTTAGGTACAGAAAAAAAATATTTAAGGATATATACAGTATAAGCAATGATCAAGAATCTTCCAGTATGATTATTAAAGAATTACTTATAATAGCAATACCGATCACTATAGGTGCCGCAGTGTTACCTATTATGAATTTGATTGACACTGGAATAGTTATGAGAAGACTTACGGCAATTGGCTATGAATATGATGCAGCTAATAGATTATGGGGACAGATTGGGCTAGGAAATAACATAATAAATCTACCTCAAGCAATAACTGCCGCACTTCAAGTTAGTTTGGTTCCGGCTATTGCCTATGTGGCAGCCAGAAAAGATAGGGTAGAATTATTAAAAAATGTTGAAACTGGAGTAAGGGTCACATTACTTATAGCTTTACCTGCTGCAGTTGGACTTTCTATTCTTTCAAAGGATATCATGCTTCTTCTTTATCCAAAGCAGATAGAAGCTGCCATAGGAGCAGGAGAAATTTTAAGAATCTCAGCATGGGGAATTGTTTTTCTATCTTTATTTCAGACCTTTACAGGTATTTTACAGGGGCTTGGAAAACAGCTTGTTCCTGCTGGTAATCTATTGATTGGGGCTTTGCTTAAATTAGTTTTAAGTTATATTTTGATAGGGATTCCTGACTTAAATATTAAAGGTGCAGTTATAGCTACAGTAATAGGCTTTGCATTAGCATGTATACTTAACTTGATTTTTGTTAAGATATATACTAAAGTTAAATTTGATATTATTAGGGATATAATGAAACCTATTATTTCAGTTATTGCCATGGGACTAGTAGTTAAATATTCTCATTATTTTTTAAGTACATATATCAGTAGCAGGATGGCTACAGTTATATCTATAGTTTTAGGAGCTGTAGTATATGGTATAATGCTTTTAGCAACAAAAACTTTGAATGAGGAAGATTATGACTTAATGCCTGGAGGACGAAAGCTTTATAGGATAGTAAAGAGATTTTATAAAAAATAG
- a CDS encoding HU family DNA-binding protein has product MNKAQLVSSMAEKSGLTKKDAEAALNAFMKSVEESLVGGEKVSLVGFGTFDVRERKARQGRNPRNPEQVIEIPASKAPVFKAGKALKDMVNA; this is encoded by the coding sequence ATGAACAAAGCTCAATTAGTTTCAAGTATGGCAGAAAAATCAGGATTAACAAAAAAAGACGCAGAGGCTGCTTTAAACGCATTTATGAAAAGTGTTGAAGAGTCATTAGTAGGTGGAGAAAAAGTTTCACTTGTTGGATTTGGTACTTTTGATGTAAGAGAAAGAAAAGCAAGACAAGGAAGAAACCCAAGAAATCCAGAGCAAGTAATTGAAATACCTGCTTCTAAAGCTCCTGTATTCAAAGCTGGTAAAGCTTTAAAAGATATGGTGAATGCTTAA
- a CDS encoding Ppx/GppA family phosphatase, giving the protein MDKYCVIDIGTNSIRMLMARLEDRHIVYSEKSLEMTRMGEGVDKTKRLSLAAINRSINALGKFKAEAKKEGIDKIHAIATSAVRDAVNKDEFLRLAKHELDLDIEVINGEREAELGFMGVINGINKEIKNLLVIDIGGGSTEFIFGDDKGIKYSKSLNVGAVRMTDKHVTNDPITDKEMASMTADIRDILSEILDNINGFGKVHAIGIGGTATTLAAIAQELEIYDRDKVHNYELKAKEIQDMTEKFKNLNNDQRKKIKGLQPKRADIILAGSTILYEILAALDIEKIGISDFDNLEGYIYRKIGEGL; this is encoded by the coding sequence ATGGATAAATATTGTGTCATAGATATTGGAACAAACTCCATTAGAATGCTTATGGCAAGGCTTGAAGATAGGCATATAGTCTATAGTGAAAAGTCTTTAGAAATGACTCGCATGGGTGAGGGAGTGGACAAAACAAAAAGATTATCCTTAGCTGCCATAAATAGAAGTATCAATGCCCTAGGAAAATTTAAAGCAGAGGCAAAAAAAGAGGGAATAGATAAAATACATGCAATAGCAACTAGTGCAGTTAGAGATGCAGTGAATAAAGATGAATTCCTTAGACTTGCAAAACATGAATTAGACCTAGACATTGAAGTTATAAATGGTGAAAGAGAAGCAGAATTAGGATTTATGGGAGTTATCAATGGAATAAATAAAGAAATTAAAAATTTACTTGTTATAGATATAGGTGGAGGCAGCACAGAATTTATTTTTGGTGATGATAAAGGAATAAAGTACTCTAAAAGCTTAAATGTTGGTGCCGTCAGAATGACCGATAAACATGTGACTAATGACCCAATTACAGATAAAGAGATGGCCAGTATGACAGCTGATATAAGAGATATATTAAGTGAAATTCTTGATAATATAAATGGGTTTGGAAAAGTTCATGCCATAGGAATAGGTGGAACCGCTACAACCCTTGCCGCGATAGCCCAGGAGCTAGAAATCTATGATAGAGATAAAGTACATAATTATGAATTAAAGGCTAAAGAAATACAAGACATGACAGAAAAATTTAAGAATTTGAATAATGATCAGCGTAAAAAAATTAAAGGACTGCAACCGAAACGAGCTGATATCATACTAGCTGGAAGTACTATATTATATGAAATACTAGCTGCTTTAGATATCGAAAAGATTGGAATAAGTGATTTTGATAATCTTGAAGGATATATTTATAGGAAAATAGGAGAAGGGTTGTAG
- the spoVT gene encoding stage V sporulation protein T, whose protein sequence is MKATGIVRRIDDLGRVVIPKEIRRTLRIREGDPLEIFTDREGEVILKKYSPIGELNEFATEYAESLNESIDAIAIITDRDNVVTIAGGSKKEYLEKRISKDLEAVIEQRESMVLNESDKIIPITIEESDMGKYSSQIIFPIVAHGDPIGAVVLISRDTDRLMGELETKIAETAAGFLGKQMEH, encoded by the coding sequence TTGAAGGCGACTGGAATAGTAAGGAGAATAGACGACTTAGGTAGAGTTGTTATTCCTAAGGAAATTAGAAGGACACTAAGAATAAGAGAAGGAGACCCATTAGAAATTTTTACGGATAGAGAAGGGGAAGTGATACTTAAAAAGTATTCGCCCATAGGAGAACTGAATGAGTTTGCTACGGAATATGCTGAATCTTTGAATGAATCCATAGACGCTATAGCTATAATTACAGATAGAGACAATGTTGTGACCATAGCTGGTGGTTCTAAAAAGGAATATCTAGAAAAAAGAATCAGTAAAGATCTAGAAGCCGTAATTGAGCAAAGGGAATCAATGGTATTAAATGAATCTGATAAAATTATTCCTATTACTATAGAGGAAAGTGATATGGGTAAATATTCATCACAAATCATATTTCCTATTGTTGCTCATGGGGATCCTATAGGGGCAGTTGTACTTATATCCAGAGATACAGATAGACTAATGGGAGAACTAGAAACAAAAATTGCTGAAACTGCGGCTGGTTTTTTAGGCAAACAAATGGAGCACTAA
- a CDS encoding RNA-binding S4 domain-containing protein: protein MRIDKFLKNSRLIKRRTVAKEACEQGRVKVNDKPAKPGTEVVQGDIIVIEFGSRTVKVEVLDLKEHVTKDDAKEMYKNID from the coding sequence ATGAGAATAGATAAATTCTTGAAAAATTCCAGACTTATTAAAAGAAGAACAGTTGCTAAAGAAGCATGCGAACAGGGTAGGGTAAAAGTTAATGACAAGCCAGCCAAGCCTGGAACGGAAGTAGTCCAAGGGGATATAATTGTCATTGAATTTGGTAGCAGAACAGTCAAAGTTGAAGTGCTGGATTTAAAGGAACATGTTACTAAAGATGATGCTAAAGAAATGTATAAAAATATAGATTAA
- the yabQ gene encoding spore cortex biosynthesis protein YabQ, translated as MSTFVYYQLYVFLATFYGGIVIGFMYDVYKIYRSILKTKKIIAAIQDILFWIAISIVVIYVLVYSDDGNVRGYYFIGFLLGALIYNLLLSRIVVKTIKMFLKAIQRIFHRIYMGIKRVMDFLYRVIKYPCKKIYKALRPLILRLKKILSIPKRMIKDIEKYTKTIFSKK; from the coding sequence ATGTCTACATTCGTATATTATCAATTATATGTATTTCTAGCTACATTTTATGGAGGAATAGTAATTGGATTTATGTATGACGTCTATAAGATATATAGAAGCATATTAAAGACAAAGAAAATTATTGCTGCAATCCAAGATATACTATTTTGGATTGCTATTTCTATAGTTGTTATATATGTACTTGTCTATAGTGATGATGGCAATGTGAGGGGATATTATTTTATAGGCTTTCTGTTAGGTGCTTTAATATACAATTTGCTTTTAAGCAGAATAGTGGTAAAAACCATTAAAATGTTCCTAAAAGCCATACAAAGGATATTTCATAGAATTTATATGGGGATAAAAAGAGTTATGGATTTCCTTTATAGGGTGATAAAATATCCATGCAAAAAAATCTATAAAGCCCTTCGGCCTTTAATTTTAAGGCTTAAGAAAATTTTGAGTATACCCAAGAGAATGATAAAAGATATAGAAAAATACACCAAAACAATTTTTAGTAAGAAATAG
- a CDS encoding S1 RNA-binding domain-containing protein, with amino-acid sequence MPLEIGKVVDGTVTGITNFGAFIQLPDGSTGLCHISEIADEYVKNVKDYLKEQQVVKVKVIETNGSGKVSLSIRKACEKKETKTEAATPPKPERKQFERKQFDRRPNDRRQNDRRSNDRRPNDRRQKFNKPNGNMQGSFEDMLSKFIKDSDEKLKTMKKNASNRRGNGFNRNG; translated from the coding sequence ATGCCCTTGGAAATTGGTAAGGTAGTTGACGGCACTGTTACAGGTATTACAAATTTTGGAGCCTTTATACAACTGCCAGACGGAAGCACAGGATTATGTCATATATCAGAAATAGCTGATGAATATGTAAAGAATGTAAAGGATTACTTAAAGGAACAGCAAGTAGTAAAAGTTAAGGTTATAGAAACCAATGGAAGTGGAAAGGTGAGTCTTTCAATTCGTAAGGCCTGCGAGAAGAAGGAAACTAAAACCGAAGCAGCAACACCTCCAAAACCTGAAAGAAAGCAGTTTGAGAGAAAACAGTTTGATAGAAGACCAAATGATAGAAGACAAAACGATAGAAGGTCAAATGACAGAAGGCCAAACGACAGAAGACAAAAGTTTAATAAACCGAATGGTAATATGCAAGGTTCATTTGAAGATATGTTATCAAAGTTTATAAAAGATAGTGATGAAAAATTAAAAACCATGAAAAAAAATGCCAGTAATAGAAGGGGAAATGGCTTTAATAGAAATGGTTAA